The genome window GGCCAAAGAACCTTCGGGTGTCTCTAAGCTTTTGTGCGTGTCAATTACGAAAGCCATGCGGCCCATCACCCGGCTGACTTGACAAATTGAGAGACCTCGGATTTTATAATTCGAGCCCATTGAGTCGCCTTGCACCAAGATGTCCACAGCGTCAGTGCTGTCCTTCTCGCCCAGGGTGAAGCTATTTTTGCCGTGAGATTTTTCAAATGTCGAGCGTTTGCGGTGGGTGACAATATCGCGCATTTGGGTGTAGACGCTTTGCTGCACTTCCTCATCTTCAATGCCGCTGACTTCCACGCTCATGTCGGGTTTGATGGAAACATGACCCGTGTATACTTCGTCGCCCTGTTTGAGTTCAATATCGGCACTGTAACCGGGAAAATTGGCATCCCAGGTATAGCGGTGTTCGTAAGCAGCGCGAAACAAATCGCGAGCGTTGGCTTGCTCTGTCATAAATCCCTCTTTCTCTTGACACCCATCTAGTTTAGCTTAACCGCGAGAAGCCCCACATTCACTGGGTAGGGGAGTTACCCGCACTCCTGGCGAGCACTTCTTGGGGGTGCTGCTGGGCTGGCAATTAGGGCGCAGCAAGAATTTACTTTCTCTATCGGTTGCTATGATTTGAAAGTGACATCCTCCTACACCAAATCAAAGATTATGGTGTAGGCTTCCCAAGAATCACTTCTTAGGTTTCCTGGTTGTTCTCTTGTGAGATTTCGCCACTTGCCTAGACTCAGTTCCCTCAGTCCCCGGTAGATCGGCTGCACAGGCGCTTTCGATTCCCGTCTGTCCAACGGTACTAATGAGGGATATTCCTCGGTTTCTGATATTCTGACCTGCTGCTACATCCCTATCCGTTGTGTATCCACAATGAGGACAGTTATGGACTCTAATACTCAGGTCTTTTTTAACTTCACCACCACACTCAGGACACTCTTGAGAAGTCCCCCTAGCATCAACTTCGGCAAAGAATTTCCCACGCTTCCAGCACACATACTTAACGATGGTTCTGAATTGTCCAAAAGCAGCGTCAAGCATATGCTTCCCAAACATCCCTTTGGCACTGATGCGGTAATCCAAGTCTTCCATGAAAACCATATCACCAACATCACAAAGGGCATGGGCTTGCTTGAAGTGGAAGTCTTTCCTCGTGTTGTCAATTTGATGGTGAAGCCGGGCAACTTTAAGGCGTTGTTTTTCGTAGTTTTTAGACCGCTTACTTTTTCTCTTCAGTCTGCGTTGCAGCACTTTCAGCCTACCTTGCAGACTTTTAAAGAACTTTGGCGGTTTTACAAGAACACCGTCACTTGTTGCCAAAAATTTCTCCAACCCAATATCAACTCCAATGGGATGACCGTAGGGTGTTGGGTCGGGAACGTTGACATCACATTGCAGCGAAATAGATGCGTACCATTTATCGGCTTTCCTCAAGATTCGCACTTGTTTGACCACAAACCCTGTCGGGATAGGTCGATGCAAGTTGATGGGAATCGCCCCCATCTTGGGCAGTTTAATGTGCAAATTCGTCACCGGATTCTCTTGAAACTGAGGAAACAGCAACGACTTAAACTGCCCATACTTCTTGAATCTGGGGAAGCCGAACCCTCTCTTCTGAAAATATTCCCATCCTCTATGCAACTGCTTAATAGCATGCGGTCGAACTTGAGAAGGAACCTGACTCAACTTGGGAAATTCTTTCTTAGCTTTTGGCAACTGGTTAAGCTGTTGAATTTCGCCTGGAAACTTCAGCTCTGGAGAAATGATGTACTCTTTCTCCAGAGAGCATCTGTCAATCGGACACTTACGACTGTCACACCAATCTTTTATCTCTCTCAATGCGTAGTTAAATGCGCCTCGACAGATTTCCATCCAGTCAATGAGTTGTTGCTCAAGAGCGAAGTCTGGATAAATTCGGTAGCGGTGTATAAGTATCAGCATTCCAGTATTATACAGTGTTTACTGGTGAGTAGTGTAGGCTTAAATGTTGATTTTAGGGACATCGAGTCCCATAAAATTAACTTGGGGGAGTCCATGTATCCACGCGCGAAATCAGAGATTATGGTGTGGGTCTTATAGCTCACCCCCTACTCCCAAACCCCCACGAAAAGATAAAGTCCCAACATGCCTGGTTATTGAAAGCGCGAGGGGTCGCAAGCCAGACACCAGTCTTAGTTATGGGTTATGTTGAAAAAACTTGTGTCCGCTTTTTAGGGGTTGCACCCGCAGGCAACTATTAGATTCCCCCCTTAATAAAATGCTAGAAACTGTCTACAAACACTTAGAAACATTGCAGGAACAAGCTAGGGAATTGCCACACCCGCAACAGGCAATTTTTACAAAAATTTTGGAAGCTTTATCAAATTCTCTACAGGAAATGGCAGGCAGCCGCTTGTTTGAAAGCGCAACAAATAACGCGGCTAAACTGGTTGAACTTGAAAAAAATAATCGCCTGTTGGAACGCACAGTAGCCCAGCAAGTAGGGCAAATCAGACAGCTACGGGAGCAGTTGGAAAAACAAATCAGCCAGCATCGCAG of Oscillatoria nigro-viridis PCC 7112 contains these proteins:
- a CDS encoding RNA-guided endonuclease InsQ/TnpB family protein, producing MLILIHRYRIYPDFALEQQLIDWMEICRGAFNYALREIKDWCDSRKCPIDRCSLEKEYIISPELKFPGEIQQLNQLPKAKKEFPKLSQVPSQVRPHAIKQLHRGWEYFQKRGFGFPRFKKYGQFKSLLFPQFQENPVTNLHIKLPKMGAIPINLHRPIPTGFVVKQVRILRKADKWYASISLQCDVNVPDPTPYGHPIGVDIGLEKFLATSDGVLVKPPKFFKSLQGRLKVLQRRLKRKSKRSKNYEKQRLKVARLHHQIDNTRKDFHFKQAHALCDVGDMVFMEDLDYRISAKGMFGKHMLDAAFGQFRTIVKYVCWKRGKFFAEVDARGTSQECPECGGEVKKDLSIRVHNCPHCGYTTDRDVAAGQNIRNRGISLISTVGQTGIESACAADLPGTEGTESRQVAKSHKRTTRKPKK
- a CDS encoding DUF3386 domain-containing protein, encoding MTEQANARDLFRAAYEHRYTWDANFPGYSADIELKQGDEVYTGHVSIKPDMSVEVSGIEDEEVQQSVYTQMRDIVTHRKRSTFEKSHGKNSFTLGEKDSTDAVDILVQGDSMGSNYKIRGLSICQVSRVMGRMAFVIDTHKSLETPEGSLATHYDAVFRNPQTDEIIRELEFEDTFEKIGDYYVMTKQVVRSKEKGQLTTTEFNYSNVKLLEPAVV